The sequence TATCTGGATACTTATTAACACTCTATGATTAACTTGAATAATATCCGGATAAAAATCCACACTGGCAATAACTGAATAAATTCCATCTTGTTTTGGAGTAAAGGTCGAGCTAACAGGGTCATATTCATTGTTTAAATCAAATATTTGATTTGGATACATCACTGGGACGACGGGAGTGTCTGCAGCAACACTTTGTTGAGTAGAGTTATTGACAGCCCTGAAAGCGGATGGTCTAAGCCACTTTATTCTCTTATGACAACAGGTTGAATTTAGGTTCAAATTCTGAAATCGTTTTATAATATTACGCAGTGTATCATGTTTCTCTGTAAACATAATAACGTACTCCTTTCATCATTTGCATCAGTATATGCCGGACATGATGAGTTGGACCATTCTATGGTTACAGATTACGGAAGGGCATTAGCGAAAAAAACTTGCAAATGTTCACCATGAAGAGTTAGTTAAATCTTAACGCTTAATCCTACTTATTCACTGAATGATATCTTTCATCAGGTTCTTGCCATTTATGATTTACATATTCAACAGTTACACATCCAGTACCCTTGCCTTTTATCTGGAAATTCGCAATAACCATGGGTACATTATCTCCATTCATTTGGCTCTCATTCTGTGGAACAAATAGAGCAGATTTAGTTGAATAATATATGTTATCTACATTCTCATAATTCTTATTAATATAAGTTTTTAGTTTATCTTCAAGACTTTTATGCCCCTCGACTCCTCCAAAAACATATATTTCTTCATAAGTTTGGTAGCCAGTTATGATACCATTATAGGCTAAATTAAATAATACCCAGGATAAAGTAAAGAAAACTACAATTCTGCCTTTATGTACGGCCTTCTTTATCTTTAAGTGAAAGTAAATATTCCCTACCGGTACTATTATTCCCCAGATAATTATTAATGGGAATATAAAAATACTCACAAGCAAAATTCCACAGGCTGCCTCAGCAATTCTTGTTACTCCCCCAAGTAAAAGGATTATTAGATACACCCAAACAAAGATTGATGAACCTATAAATAATTTAAATTCCCTTAAAAGCATATTCATTTAATTTACCTCTTACCTGATTTATATATTAACTTCCATTCCACATCTTACTCATTATTACTCCAGCTATGGTAAAGTATCATGATCACGTCCATCATTTCCATATTGTTCCATTTAGCCTCCGTATTACATATTATGTATTATCTTATAACAAAGGAGGAATACCAATGGCATTTGGTGGAGCCGGTGTTGATGGTGGATGTGGTCCTAATTTTTTACCTGGTATAGCAGTAGTAGTAGTAATTATTCTTCTCTTAATTGCAATGGGAATCGTATTCTAAATTCAAAGGAGGAAAATTGATGTACGGAATGGGTTATGGTGGTTTTGCTGGCACAGGTTTCGGTATGGGTGGAGCATGTGGCGGTGCAGGCTACGGTGGAGGAAATTACGTCGGTGCAGGAATTATTGCAATCGCAATTTTAATTCTTATCGCATTAGGTGTTATTTTCTAAAAAACTCACAATAACTGGCTATTGTCTAAAAAAGATAGTAGCCAGTTATTATTAATTATGCTTAAGGATAAATATAGTCCTCCGTGAGTTTATCAATAGATTTACTATTATGAAGTCCACCTGTCACAAAGACGGCCGTATGTTTTGGTAAAATATTTATATAATTATTTCATTGATTTTTAATAACCCTAGGAAAACGCACAAAGAATGTTGTCCCGTTGGCACTACTCTCAATGTCGATCCTAGCATTATGTCGATCTGCAATGTTATAACAAGTACTTAACCCAAGTCCTGTGCCACTCTCCTTTGTCGTAAAAAACGGTGTTCCGAGCTTATCCAAGTACTCTGAATGGATCCCGCCTCCTTCATCCGCAACTGAGAATACCACATGTGCATCCTCAACATATGTTCGAATCGTTATAGTTCCACCTACCTCCATTGCCTCTACGCCGTTACGGCATAAATTTAGAATTAATTGTGATATCTCTTCTGGATTTATTAGAATATCAGGAATTTCACCTTCTTCAAACACAATTTTTTTATTTTGAGAATACGTGTCTGCCTCAAGCAAAGGATACAAGTGTCGCATAACTTGATTAATATTTTGGTTATAGCGCTCTCCAGTTGAATTCTTCGCAATTGATAGGAAATCTGTAATAATCATATTTGCCCGATCAAGTTCTTCAATCATGAGTTCAAACGTACTTCTCTGTTCTTGGTACTCCAGTCTGTTCCCCAATAACTGGAGATATCCTCGTACAGTTGTCATTGGATTTCTGATTTCATGTGCAATCCCAGCAGCCATTTGTCCGACTAAGTTTAGACGTTCTAGATGTGTCATTTTAATTTGTAGTCGTGATACTTCTTGCTCAGCCTTTTTTCGCTCTGTGATATCATAAAGTGTTTTTATTACAAGCCTCGATCCATCAATATCATTAAACGGTTGAAATTTCACCTCATAGATTTTGTTGTTCTGAAATATTTCCTCATTTTTAATAGGTAGGCCGTTTAAGAATATCTCTTCAATCCTACAGTTTTCACAGGGCCTCTCTTTCCCAAACATATCGAAACAATACTTGCCTTCGCGCTCTCCGAATTCTGCAATATAATTAGTGTTCGCAAATCGCACATTATAATTTTCTCCCACTACTATCACAATTCCAGGAAGACTATTAAACAATTCGTGCAAGCGCTTATGTTCCGCTACTATAACTTGTTCTCTTTTCCGCTGCGCGGTAAATATCTTATTTAGGAGATTACCTATAACCCACCCGGTGATCATAAAGGAAATGATAACAATTGACCAAGGGTATATTAATGGGTAGTTAAGAGAATCCAGCAATACGTCAAACCTGTATAGGGACAACCCAAGGATAAAACCGATGACTACGTATACAATTCCCAAGTGTTTTCTTTCTTTCACAATTTGTCCTACCAATCATATTCACTTCTCATAAAGAGGGTTTGATGAGATATTATCAAACATACCCGTTTTCTTCAATCATATTTCATCATTACTTCGAACTCCTACACTATGTTCATTGGTAACACCTCAATCTTATTAATAAGAAATTTTCTTACCAACAACTATATTCCACTTTGCCGGCGAAACATGCCGAAAAAGTGAATAATAGACAAGAATACCCCTACATTCAATATAATGTAGATTGACGTTTTTAACAGGTAGCTTAACAAATAACCCGAAGCAGTGTACCTCATCTAAAAATCACCTTCAAAGGCCCGGCCACATATTCTATCCATATATGGATAAAGGATGGAAAACCGAGATGAATAATGTGGTCAACGAACGTACGCCCCTTGTGATTGCTGCTGAGATTAACATGCTTAAAGATCACACCCATAAAACCGTGCTTATCAACTCCGTCGAGATCGGCCGGCGTCTGACAGAAGCCAAGGCAATGCTTAAGCATGGGGAATGGGGCCAGTGGCTGAAAGAATCAGTCAGTTACTCCCAAAGCACCGCCACCAGACTCATGCAAATCTATAAGGAGTACGGCCCCAAACTCCTCGACGTTTCCGAAGGAAACAACAGCTCAAATTATGCAACGCTGCACAATTTGACTTACACCCAAGCCCTTATCCTCTTAGGTCTCCCGGAAGAAGAGCGGGAGAAATTCGTTGAAGACAATGCAATTGATAATATGTCCACCCGGGAGCTGCAGCAAACAGTCAACGAAAAGAACCAGGCGATTGAGGACAGAGATCAGGCCCAAGCAGAAAAAGCTCAGGCCATTGAGGAGAAAGAAAGCCTTAAAAAAGAGCTGGACGGCAAAGACAGGGAAATTGCCCGCTTAAGCAACCAGACCCAAGATCTGGCGAAACAGGTGGATGGCTTTAAACTAAAGTATCAAAAGGAGCTTGATAAAGTCGCTGAAAAGCAGCCGGAACTGAAGGAAGTTACAGAAGCGGCTCCCTCAGCCGAGAAAATCAGCGAGCTGGAAGAACAGCTCAAAACGGCACAGGCCAAAAACTCCAGCATACCCTACGACGCCCAATTTTCCATTCACCGCGAAAACATCCGTAAGACCTTTGAAGAGCTGCTGAGAAGTCTTACCGCCTTAGCCAAAATGGACCCGAAACAAAAAGAAATAAACCGGGCGGCTGCCCAGGAAATGCTGCAAAACATGGCTAATATGCTAAAAGAATGGCCTCCCGCTATCAAGACAAATTTACGGATTAATAATTAAGATCTTGCAATGTTCAGGGTAAGACCTTCACCGTCATCTTCAGCACAAACCCCAGGAGCGGCTCCCTCATTTTCCACACAATACTGATGGGGGCCGATTCCACCATTATAGAAGCGAACTTATCCAGATCACTCAGCCCCTTGCCCCGTAAGAAAGGCTGTCAAAAAGAACTGATTTCATTTTTCTCTCTTC comes from Desulfosporosinus meridiei DSM 13257 and encodes:
- a CDS encoding C1q-like domain-containing protein, with amino-acid sequence MFTEKHDTLRNIIKRFQNLNLNSTCCHKRIKWLRPSAFRAVNNSTQQSVAADTPVVPVMYPNQIFDLNNEYDPVSSTFTPKQDGIYSVIASVDFYPDIIQVNHRVLISIQINGNPVVVDNDFFGEITFRNVTSVSAILQLTAGDAVNVSAASSTNGFLTDVPLGMHFEAARLPSPLINDPSTTIITSSSSIFCGRDL
- a CDS encoding two-component system sensor histidine kinase NtrB codes for the protein MKERKHLGIVYVVIGFILGLSLYRFDVLLDSLNYPLIYPWSIVIISFMITGWVIGNLLNKIFTAQRKREQVIVAEHKRLHELFNSLPGIVIVVGENYNVRFANTNYIAEFGEREGKYCFDMFGKERPCENCRIEEIFLNGLPIKNEEIFQNNKIYEVKFQPFNDIDGSRLVIKTLYDITERKKAEQEVSRLQIKMTHLERLNLVGQMAAGIAHEIRNPMTTVRGYLQLLGNRLEYQEQRSTFELMIEELDRANMIITDFLSIAKNSTGERYNQNINQVMRHLYPLLEADTYSQNKKIVFEEGEIPDILINPEEISQLILNLCRNGVEAMEVGGTITIRTYVEDAHVVFSVADEGGGIHSEYLDKLGTPFFTTKESGTGLGLSTCYNIADRHNARIDIESSANGTTFFVRFPRVIKNQ
- a CDS encoding DUF3102 domain-containing protein, yielding MNNVVNERTPLVIAAEINMLKDHTHKTVLINSVEIGRRLTEAKAMLKHGEWGQWLKESVSYSQSTATRLMQIYKEYGPKLLDVSEGNNSSNYATLHNLTYTQALILLGLPEEEREKFVEDNAIDNMSTRELQQTVNEKNQAIEDRDQAQAEKAQAIEEKESLKKELDGKDREIARLSNQTQDLAKQVDGFKLKYQKELDKVAEKQPELKEVTEAAPSAEKISELEEQLKTAQAKNSSIPYDAQFSIHRENIRKTFEELLRSLTALAKMDPKQKEINRAAAQEMLQNMANMLKEWPPAIKTNLRINN